Proteins encoded together in one Impatiens glandulifera chromosome 1, dImpGla2.1, whole genome shotgun sequence window:
- the LOC124921282 gene encoding mediator of RNA polymerase II transcription subunit 11, with the protein MEAQNQSLNTSLHRLQNVEKRIVRVLELAGGVMDEFASPSGPRKELVNNHCGEFMQLIKDIQVTLREEIKSACEYRPFEKCDYSSRISNEICCKKLEYIVGRLDEMKNTVDNSRETV; encoded by the exons ATGGAAGCACAAAACCAGAGCCTCAATACTTCGTTGCATCGACTCCAGAACGTTGAAAAG AGAATTGTTCGGGTTTTAGAGCTTGCTGGAGGGGTGATGGATGAATTCGCAAGTCCTAGCGGACCCAGGAAGGAATTGGTAAACAACCATTGTGGAGAGTTTATGCAATTAATTAAG GATATACAAGTGACACTGAGGGAAGAAATCAAAAGTGCATGTGAATACCGTCCTTTTGAGAAATGCGACTACAGTTCTAGAATATCTAACGAGATATGTTGCAAAAAATTGGAGTACATTGTTGGGCGTTTAGATGAGATGAAGAATACTGTTGATAATTCTCGCGAAACAGTTTGA
- the LOC124927499 gene encoding uncharacterized protein LOC124927499 encodes MGCCSSTNSSSSPPYDPPPTNLSPMTTPTRSDCPYQSISTLPPEQEESVKEVLSETTPTPTIQDAEDNYKLAMTWPEEETLENVVGDHSPLQAQMVNDKWEMMSEEVLLRQRSPAKFRNRPVSGQRRLISTSPGRVDHRKRRDSGEISGRRSRSPVTRVGDGGGGITNLGLTRNPSSSSRRMGKSPGRVRSEPEKYLKEEEDKLKWPPTTTTNESLENPLVSFECFIFL; translated from the coding sequence ATGGGTTGCTGCTCAAGCACCAATTCCTCATCATCCCCCCCTTATGATCCTCCTCCGACGAATCTCTCACCGATGACCACCCCTACCAGATCAGACTGCCCTTACCAGTCTATCTCCACTCTCCCGCCAGAACAAGAGGAGTCGGTAAAGGAAGTTTTATCCGAAACAACTCCGACGCCCACGATTCAAGATGCAGAAGACAATTATAAACTGGCCATGACCTGGCCGGAGGAGGAGACATTAGAGAATGTCGTCGGCGACCATTCTCCTCTTCAGGCACAAATGGTGAACGACAAATGGGAAATGATGTCAGAAGAAGTACTACTGCGGCAACGTTCGCCGGCAAAGTTCCGTAACCGACCGGTCTCCGGTCAGAGAAGGTTGATTTCGACGTCTCCAGGTCGTGTTGATCACAGGAAAAGAAGAGACTCCGGGGAGATTTCGGGAAGGAGATCGAGGTCACCGGTAACTCGCGTTGGCGATGGTGGTGGGGGAATTACAAATCTGGGTCTTACCCGGAACCCGTCGTCGTCGTCGAGGAGGATGGGTAAGTCTCCCGGTCGGGTAAGATCCGAACCCGAGAAGTatttgaaagaagaagaagacaaattGAAATGGCCACCGACGACGACGACGAATGAGTCACTTGAAAACCCACTTGTATCCTTTGAATGTTTCATTTTCCtctaa